The window TAAAGGAACGGTCAAGGGTCAATGGGGAGGACTATCGTCTGGTCAGATCAACAGCTACTCCATTGCTATTTTCGACAAAACAGACAGGGGGTATAAGATAGCCGCTGCCACTTTAAAAGAGAATGGAACCTGGGAAACGAGCGGCACCGTCACGTTTCGCGGAGAGCCTATTATTGCATTGATGCAAGGTGACCAGCAAATCATTTCCTACACAAAATCAGCCTCCAAAAAGAAAATAAAAGAGTATGAGGTTTGGATTTATTCGGTTACTGATATTCCATATCTTCAAACGAAAGTACCGATTTATGCGGATGGGACTTTTTCCACTCGGGATTCTGTCGAATTTCTCGGTATCGATCTATCCGGATTTTTTCCTCCAGTCAGGAAAGGACAGAAAGTAGCCAAAGTGGTTCGAGTTCATGATGGATAAGTGGTAGGAACTACCGATAATCCGGCATTTCCGCTGGTCAGATCCTATGATGTACCCATGAAAGATCCCATGTATACTTTCGGAATACACAGGCGTAGTTGGATTTATGACGATGCCTTGGCTGTCATTGCATTTACTTTGGGAGATGATCGGAAGCGGGCCTCAACCATATTGAATACACTTCAGCAATTGCAAAAGCCGGATGGTTCGCTAAACATGTCTTACGATACATATGTGGGTGAGACTGGCCCAATGATCAGAAGCGGTTCCTTGGCATGGGTCGGTTATTCAACGTTGGTGTATGAACAAAGGCTTGAGGATCCAAAGTATCGACAATTTGCAGTACACATAGCTGAATACTTACTCTCACTACAAGATAAGAAGACCGGCAGTATTCGCGGCGGTCCGGAAGTGAAGTGGTATTCCACGGAACATAACATCGATAGTTACTTTTTTATGAGGAAACTTGGTACTTTGACAGGAGATTCACGTTATATAACCGCAGCTAAAGAAATAGAAGAGGCTTTGTTAAAATATCATTGGAACGCGGACGAACAACGGTTTAATCAGGGGATCAACGATCCCGCAGGGGCTTTGGATACGAACTCTTGGGGAGGTATCTTTCTTGGTTCCATCGGGAGAAAAGATCTCCAGTTATCGGCAATAAAATATCTTGCAAAATTTAAAGTGGATGATGGAGAAATGGTGCTCAGTGATGATCGGAATCGGTTCAACATGACATATCAGACATCTTCTTCAATTTCAGGGTATAAACCTTATTTAGATGATGAATCTTATCCTGGTGCACCTTCTATCGTTTGGACGGAAGGAACATGGGGAGTCATCAATCTCTTCATGAGAGAAAGTGTAAATACGGATAATCTTCTACAATCGATGTTTACCTTGCAGGACGCTGATCCAAACGGCGGTTTGGTATATACGAATGAGGGGTATGCACCAGAACCGTATGAGTTTCATGCTTGGCCATCAGTTGCTGCTACGGCGTGGCAATTCATTACATTATTTGATCCTCATATCATCTGGGAATATGAGGATGAATAGAGCAGCCTTGCCTAGGTTATTACCTTGGGTGAGGCTGTTTCCTTTTTTTTAAAAATTCTACAAAAATGTAGTGCTAAATCAACTGCGAATGTTCAAACAAACACGTCTTGGGCGGCGAACCTTGCTTTGCATCCAACGCGCGCGAATCCTGAGCGCGCAAGATAGCACCGCATGGGGACGTTCAAACCCGACATTACCTTGCAACCACTCTCGTTCAGGGGCAGCGTAGCCATTTTATGCGCATTTATGAAATCCTTTGCAAACAGAATCCGATACAGTTTGCCGATTATTTTCTATGAATGCAATTAATCAAGTACCCTGACTGTTCCAAGCGAATAACGGCCGTCACTTCTCCTGCCGTCGTTAGCGAAGTCCACTTCCGGTTTGCCAGTTTGCGGGTTGAGGATCGCAGCGTTGACCTTATAGTTTCCAGGCGCAAGGTTCGTAGGAATTGGCAATGTGCCTGATACCTCTTTTTCTCCTGGAAGCCATTCGCGAATATCTATTGCTGATCGCATTTGGGAGACGATGGCTCCCTGTTCATCAGTTAGTGATAGCTCCAAGGGCCAAGCAAAGTAAAAGGGGGCTACCCCTCTGTTGATCATGGTAAGTTTGATATGCAGCGAGTTTCCCGCATGAATTTCCTTTTCGTGAGACTCCTTTGCAATAACAAACCGATAACCAATGGTTTTCAAAAATCGGTCAATATTCGACTGAAGGCTGCCGCCGGGTGGCTCTTGAGAAGGAGCGCTGGGACCGAGCCAGCTTACATGAGTCAGCTTCGACTGTAACAGGGTTTCCTCAATATGAGCGTCATTGAAGTAGTTTCCACCAGACGCAAACTCTCCGCCGCTGGGCGCCGATTTCCAGAAGTCCGGCATGGCCGGCTGATTATTTTGAGTAAGCCAAGACTTATAGCCGTAGGTATACCATTTCAGGAATTCGTCTATCGTTGAGCTATGTGAGCCGAAAGTGTCATTAAATAAACCAAGCCCGTTGTTCAATGCAATTTCATGAGGTCTTCTCATCATCAAACGTTTTTGTTTGAAATTTTGCAAATAATGCTCAACATATTGATCAGTAACTTCTTCTTTAGGAAATTCGATTGGTGAGTTTCCTTCATTGTTGGTATGCCACTCGCCCCAGTGTCCTACGCTGCCTAGCTCGATAAAGGCAATTTGGGGATCATTATTGTATCGATTACCTAATGCTTGGATCAGGCGCTCGTGATTTTTGATCAGAACAAGATCATTATAGTCGGGACTAAATCCCTTCCCGTAGTCAGAATCGTACTGAACCCCCTTTTCGCCGATTTCTTTATATAGCCAGTCCGGAATATCTTTATGCGGTGTATGACTCGGATAATCGAGAACCACTCTGAGAATAAGGGATACTCCCTTGTCCTTCCATAATGCAAATTTAAACTTTTTTTCAATTGCATCAAATGCATACTTCCCTTTTTCTGGTTCCAGGTCAGCCCATGTCAAATTTGCATAAGCAAGCCGAAAGGGTTGCTTGGCTTCATTATATCTTGCATCTATGACAAACCCCATAAAAGGGTTATTCAGAACTTGATTCGTTTCCGCGGGAAAGTAAGATACTCGGTTTATTACTTCAGTTGCCATAAGTTTCCGGTAGCCGAATACGCAAAATATCCCCAGAATAAGGCTTATAGTAATGAGCACACGATGAAGACGGAAATGCATGAGATATACCTCCTCCATGATCTATCTTTGAAATATTATCAGACAGGGAATGACGTTACAATACAGATATTGGCAGCGCATCTGTACGATTCCGAACGGCGGTGAAAGATCCGCTGGATATTGTCTACATGTTCTGGGCGATTTCGGTTGGTATTGCGACTGGGGCGAAGCTCTACCCGGTTTCACTGCTAGGGTCTGTCGCTGTGGGGGCAGCTCTTCTATTCCTGTCCAGGTGCAAAATAAGAGAACAGCCCTACCTATTGATTATTCGTCATACAGACGAATCCATAGGAGAGCTGCGTACAAGGTTAAGACAAATGAACTATCAGGTGAAATCGAAAACGGTCCGTAAAAATTTCACGGAATTGACGCTAGAGATGCGTCTGCGGGATGATAATACGGCTTTTGTGAATGAGTTGTCTAGAATTGAAGGGGTGTAGGATGTGTCTCTTATTAACTATACTGGAGACTATGCACAATAACTATATATGGCCTCAGACTCGCATGTGTGTCTAGCTGATAATCTGGATGGTTCGAGTCGCATTCTCCCATATCACGGTCGCGCCTAGCGCTTCTCCAACGAAGCGTAGCGGTACGTACATGCTTCCTTGATAGAGGACCGGTGGAGCATCAAGTTGAATCTTCTTGCCGTTTAACAGTGCCTTCTCGCTATCCAGAGTCAGGCTGATGGTCCGACTTCCTTTTACGGCTGTTACCGTTTGAGTCTCCTGATTCCAGACTACCTTTGTATTCATAGCCTCGAAGATAGAACGAAGCGGAACGAATGTGTGATCGTTAATAATTTCTGGACGTTGTGGGAAAAAGCGCTCCTTGCCATCTATGATGAGGCGAGGGGCGTTTGTTTTTTCGCGTACGGCAAGAACGCCGAGGCTTGGTGATGTGCAGAAAGCGTCTCCTGAGGGTGCAGCCTTACATACAAGCTGATTGTCCTGAGCTTGCAGAAGCAGCTTGTAGCGCTCTTTCCCGTTCCGGTCAAGCGAATACCAACTGCCGCTGTTATCTTGAAAATAGATATGCTCAGCCGCATCGTATTGAAGGGTACTTGGACGAATTTGGCTTGTCTCAGGAAGTGAGTAGGTCCAGAGTGCTTTTTGATCTTCGAGCAGGGTCAGGCTGCGCTCGGTTGCTTTCAAATTTAGCGAAATCTGTGGTACCCATGCCTCCGGGAGCTTAGCGCTTTGCTTAAACGGCAGCCGTTCTCCGCTTGGAAGGACAGATTTCCACTGACCATCGGACTGGTAATAGGCCGAGCTGTCATTAGCAATAAACAGCTTTTGAGGAGAAGAGTCCTGCAATCGCCAAGCGACCTCAAATTGGTCTGCACCCTGAAGAGAGGCGTTAATAGGTTCAATGTTTGAACTAATTTGCATTTGCGATCGGAATTGCAGCAATTCTATATCTGGACTACGGGTTTCTGAAGAGGATTCAGCCCCTAGCAGGAAAATGATAGGTAGGGAAGCAATAAAGGGAATCCACCGCATGTTCTCATCCTCTTCGAAGTAAATTGAAACGGCGGCAAAAGGTTACGCCGGATTTCTACTTCTAATATAGCAAGAATCCTAGTTGATTTAAATCAATATTACAAACTAGGTCTACTCTTATTAATACTAGAGTTAACTTAGTTAACATGAGTTGATTTTTTAATTGTGTCATATTCTGTAAAACTTCACTACGAAAGCGCTACCTGTTAGTTAACATAACAAAAAAATAAAAAATGTTTGACAATAGATTGGGTGAGTTGTTAATATTTAATTATTAACATCACTGGAATAAATAAAAGATAAATATCATACTATTAATCAATTATTTCTGTAAATTTGTTTATTTCATTGTTTTTATTCAATATTTAATAACATCATTGGAATAATTAGCCTCGCAACAACAGTAAACTATGAA is drawn from Paenibacillus sp. V4I7 and contains these coding sequences:
- a CDS encoding DUF4832 domain-containing protein, translating into MHFRLHRVLITISLILGIFCVFGYRKLMATEVINRVSYFPAETNQVLNNPFMGFVIDARYNEAKQPFRLAYANLTWADLEPEKGKYAFDAIEKKFKFALWKDKGVSLILRVVLDYPSHTPHKDIPDWLYKEIGEKGVQYDSDYGKGFSPDYNDLVLIKNHERLIQALGNRYNNDPQIAFIELGSVGHWGEWHTNNEGNSPIEFPKEEVTDQYVEHYLQNFKQKRLMMRRPHEIALNNGLGLFNDTFGSHSSTIDEFLKWYTYGYKSWLTQNNQPAMPDFWKSAPSGGEFASGGNYFNDAHIEETLLQSKLTHVSWLGPSAPSQEPPGGSLQSNIDRFLKTIGYRFVIAKESHEKEIHAGNSLHIKLTMINRGVAPFYFAWPLELSLTDEQGAIVSQMRSAIDIREWLPGEKEVSGTLPIPTNLAPGNYKVNAAILNPQTGKPEVDFANDGRRSDGRYSLGTVRVLD
- a CDS encoding copper amine oxidase N-terminal domain-containing protein, whose product is MRWIPFIASLPIIFLLGAESSSETRSPDIELLQFRSQMQISSNIEPINASLQGADQFEVAWRLQDSSPQKLFIANDSSAYYQSDGQWKSVLPSGERLPFKQSAKLPEAWVPQISLNLKATERSLTLLEDQKALWTYSLPETSQIRPSTLQYDAAEHIYFQDNSGSWYSLDRNGKERYKLLLQAQDNQLVCKAAPSGDAFCTSPSLGVLAVREKTNAPRLIIDGKERFFPQRPEIINDHTFVPLRSIFEAMNTKVVWNQETQTVTAVKGSRTISLTLDSEKALLNGKKIQLDAPPVLYQGSMYVPLRFVGEALGATVIWENATRTIQIIS